The Chlorocebus sabaeus isolate Y175 chromosome 11, mChlSab1.0.hap1, whole genome shotgun sequence genomic interval ATGTGGAAGTCGTGGTAGTTCTCCAGGTGGGAGAGCCTACTGTGGGGTGGAAGACGTTAGGGCTGGGCTCCGGTGCTAAGTCCACTTCCTACCTCTAGACTGTCATCTTTTTTGCCTCATTTCTTTCTCCTCAGGCTGGAGGACACACCTAAACATGTGGAATCCCAATGCCGGTAAGTGTTTGGGGGTTCTGTACCACCCCTAACCCTTTTTCTGATGGACTCTGTAACAGGAAGTTTCTCTATCAGCTGCCCCACCCCTGACCCGCCACACCCGCAAAAGCAAAGTCCTTAGTCTACAGCTGACcggtgcttttttattttattttattttatttatttattttttgagacggagtctctgtcgcccaggctggagtgcagtggcgcgatctcggctcactgcaacctccgcctcctgggttcaagcgattctcctctttcagcccctggagtagctgagattacaggcgtgcgccatcacgtccgactactttttgtatttttagtagagacggggtttcaccatgttggccaggctggtctccaactcctggcctcatgtgatctgtccacctcggcctcccaaactgctgggattacaggcttgagccaccatgccccaccggCCTGACCACTGCTTTTGTCTTCCTCAGAGTTCActgtctccctcttctctccagcCCTTCCAGGGACATTCCCCCTTTTATCCCCAACTCAGGTTTGTCTCCCCTACCATCTATTCTCCTTTGTCACCTTTCCATTTCCCTTTAAGTATTGGGTGAGAAAgaatctctttgtttttgttgtttgttgtcgGAGACTCTGGGGAATTCTAATGTTTATTATCTGCTTCTTCCCCCAGGGCAGCCAGGGCCAAATCCATATACCCCCAACATCGGGTGCCCTGGAGGTTCCAATCCTGGCCACCCACCACCTATTAACCCACTCTTTCCCTCAGGCCCCtgtcctcctcccccaggagctcCCCAGGGCAATCCAGCTTTCCCCCCAGGTGGGCCCCCTCATCCTGTGCCACAGCCAGGGTATCCAGGATGCCAACCCTTGGGTCCCTACCCTCCTCCATACCCACCGCCTGCCCCTGGAATCCCTCCTGTGAATCCCTTGGCTCCTGGCATGGTCGGACCAGCAGTGATAGTGGACAAGAAGATgcagaagaagatgaagaaagctCATAAAAAGATGAACAAGCACCACAAGCACCACAAGCGTGGCAAGGTCAGTACCCTCTGACCCTCTGGAGCCTGGCTAGGGAAGGGGTGCCCCCTCAGAGGGACTAGGTAGGCAGGGGTTGGGTGAGGGGGATTCACATTCTGTGGACGTGGGGGATGACGATTGTGTCGCTCTGGTAGATGATTCTTCCTTTTTGTAAAAGATTGCTACTGGGAAGAATCTGATTATCTTGAAAAGAAACATCAGGCTTCTCCTATCTGGGGGGAGCTACGGTGAGCCTTAAAATGGATTTTTAGAATCAAAAGCCAAATCTTTTCTGCCCTACTCTCTCCCAGAACTTTTGCTCCCCTCCCCGCAGGTGCATATTCTAGCAAATTGGACCCCCTCACTGACATTATCAAAACATCAATTAAAGTCATTGATTTGACAAAGCAAAGTCTTATAATAATTAACAGAATAATAATATGGCCCTAGTTCCTGgagttctttctctctttcagtgTTCTTAGGGCCTTGTGTTAATTACATGGGCCCTTTGCCCTATCATCCAGCAGAAAAAGTGAGGACAAGAGCAGTCAGTGACTCAGCCTCTTAACAGCCTAGGACTAAGGAGGTTTTATACTCAGCCCCAAGGCTGGGTATCTTTATTTTAGAGGACTGTTAAAAATTAGTaaggatcatgcctgtaatcccagcacttgggaattattagctgggtgtggtggcacatgcctgtaatcccagctactcaggaggctgaggcaggcgaattgcttgaacccgggaggcggaggttacagtgaccccagatctcaccactgcactccagcctcggtgacagacaagactccatctcaaaaaaaaaagtgcaaggaTAAAAGCAACTCTGAGGACAACTCTGGAAGGATTAAACCAATCTGCATCTTGATGAGGCCTCCATTTACATTTAACTGCCCAGTAAATTTATTTGCCTTGTGGATTCTAATTCCTGATTCTGGGTATTTGATAGAAGTCTGAAGagaaggccaggcactgtggtccacacctgtaatcccagcactttgggaggccggggcaggcggatcacgaggtcaggagttcgaaaccagcctagccaacatggcgaaacatgtctactaaagatacaaaaaattatctgggcatggtgctgcgtgtctgtaatcccaggtactctggagactgaggcgggagaatctctcttttttttttttttgagacggagtcttgctctgtcccccaggctggagtgcagtggtgcgatctcggctcactgcaagctccgcctccaggattcacgccattctcctgcctcagtccccccccacccccccgccgccccgccgccccaactagctgggactacaggcacccgccacagcacctggctaattttttgtatttttagtagagatggggtttcattgtggtctcgatctcctgaccttgtgatccgcccacctcggcctcccaaagtgctgggattataggtgtgagccaccgcacccagcagagaatctcttaaacccaggaggtggaggttgcagtgagccgagatcatgccattgcactccagcctgggcgacagggtgagactccatctgaaaaaaaaaaaaaaaaaagaaatctgaagagAATTGAGATTTAGTGGGGAAGAAGGGGGAGAAATTACCCTGGAGAgactgaaaaatgtttttatttaataactgTAGCATTGCTGGGAGTATGTGCTTAAGGATCATTGAATAGAACTCCCAGCCTTTTCTTACATCTTCCCCACTTTTTCACATTGTGCTTTGGAAAAACTAGAGATACGTGCACACACAACTGCTGTTTCTACTGTCTTCTTAGATTTGTAGAAtccaatttcttaaaatcataGGACTTTGCATGCAGCTaataaataagcatttataaAGTAACTGCTGTTTCCTAGCACCATACTATGCTTGGGCCTGTAATTTATTCCTTGCCTAGGCATCGATTCAGGTAAAGAAAGTTGGAAATTTGCTCCAAAGGcaatatgttaaatttttaaaattctgtgtgaTAATTTAGGATGGTTTAATCCATTCCTGTGTGCTCACTGCTGAAGGAAACCCTTGCTTTTGTTTAGGTACAGTCTGTTCAAGACTCCTGACCTTCTTAGGGAAGCAAGGGATACTTGGGTAGAGGGGTAGGGCACCAAAGAATGGCCCACGGAGTGATGAAAGGTCATTTGGATCTgatgcttctttcctctttcccctttccccttgcagcattcctcctcctcttcctcctcctcttccagcaGTGATTCTGACTGAATACAGGCCCTGGACCCTTCCCTCAAGTCTCACCAGTTCTGCTCTCCCATCAAGCTTCAGATGCCATGTTGTACTGGGGGAAAGTAGCCCTTGTGCTCCCCACCCCCTACCTCCACCTGAGCCTCACCCTGCTGTTGAGCCCTGAGTGGCTAGGGGAAATGGGAAGAGGATTGCCATGGCCTGGCCATCTTGTTGCTGCTTGGATAGATCATATAGCTAATGAATTAGGCAGGGGAGCTATTTTTTGAAAATGATGAACTAAATGTTGAAGACAAGTTTGAGATctgtaaaatgtgatttttttactTCCGCTTATAATACTTGTGATTGGGGAGGTTTGCGGAAATTTAATTATGATGAAAAACCTCTATCTTTTTTGTAATGTTGCCATACTTGGGGAATTTAGTGGCAAATACATTCCCCAGCAGGCCTTTTGTTGGTTGCACTAACTGCAAAGTTGCTGGGAAGTAGAGTCCGTTTGGTCGATGAGCTTTGACCGCCATTTTGGAACCTTACCTTTCCTCCTTAGCCCAGTATGCTGTCTCAGGTCCtattcaaataaagatatttctccTGGTCTCTGTTCACCTGTGCTATCACCTTGGCTGGGTATGGCACATTCTACAACTTTTGCTAATCTTCCACAGACCCTTTAAAGTGTATCAATTTTATAGAAGGGAACCAGAGCTTCACTGAGGAAGACACCATGTGATTCCTATGTTTTTTAAGTGGGAGAACTCTTCAAAATTGGGTCAGGTAGAGTGGCATGAATCTTTATTGTCTTCCCTTGGGTCAATGGATATAGGCCTTTAGCTTATGTTTTTTTAACTCTGGCTGCCCATCAGCTATGAGAGAGTAATATGGGGCTTTACCCCAAATCTATTgaataatacttattttttttaaatttttttcctaaaactttttatttttatgtatttatttattttgagatggagtttcgctcttattgcgcaggctggagcgcagtggcgcaattgtaacctccaccccccaggttcaagtgattttcctgcctcagcctcccaagtagctgcgactacaggcacctgccaccatgcccggctaattttgtatttttagtagggacagggtttcaacatgttggtcagtcaggctggtctcaaactcctgacctcaggtgatccacctgccttagcctcccaaagtgctgggattacaggcatgagcgaccgtgCTCAGCTAAGACTTTTTACATGTGTCCCTACAAATCAGTATATTTAAGAAActgggggccaggcgtggtggctcacgcctgtaatcccagcactttgggaggccgaggcaggcagagcacgaggccaggagtttgagaccagcctggccaacatggagaaaccccatctctactaaaaatacaaaattagccaggcgtggtggctcatgcctgtaatcctagctactcgggaggctgaggcagaagaatcgcttgaatccgggaggcagaggttcagtcAGAATTGGAGCTCAAGACAGCCTGGCTTCTGAGTCTCTGCTCTTAACCCAGTGGATTCCAGGCAGAAGCAGTAGTTTTACAAAGGTGCCAAGTTGCAAAAAGTGTATGATGAAAGGAGCTCCTGAACCTGAGTTCCTGAAAGCAGGAAATGAGGCTGTAGTTGGGGACATGGGGCTAGAGGAAGGAGTAGACTTAACAGATGTTTCTGAGGTGGAACCCATGGGTTTGGGCATTGAGTGTAGGGCTTGAGGAGGAACAGGGAAGAAGCAGTGTTTTGAGTTGGCTATACTGCATCCATAACTTCCCTGGAAAGAGTTCTATGAAATAAATGCCTAAGGTCTTCTTATATTTTACAGCTAGCTtctaattttattagaaaatccatggctgggcgcagtggctcacacctgtaatcctagcactttaggaagccgaggtgagcggatcacctgaggtcaggagttcgagaccagtctggccaacatggtgaaaccccgtctctactaaaaatataaaaatcagctgggcatggtggcaggtgcttataatcccagctacttgggaggctgaggtaggagaatcacttgaacccggaagacagaggttacagtgagccaagatcttgccgctgcactccagcctgggtgacagagaaagacttgtctcaaaaaaaaaaaaaaaaaaaaaaaaaaaattccaaagccaAGGCCCACTTTTCCAGTGTCTTGGATTTGGGGgccattctaatttttttttgagacagagttttgctcttgttgcgcaggctggaatgcaatggcgtgatcttggctcaccgcaaccttcgcctcctggattcaagcgattctcctgcctctgcctccggagcagctaggattacaggcatgcgccaccacgcctggctaattttgtattttt includes:
- the PRR13 gene encoding proline-rich protein 13; its protein translation is MWNPNAGQPGPNPYTPNIGCPGGSNPGHPPPINPLFPSGPCPPPPGAPQGNPAFPPGGPPHPVPQPGYPGCQPLGPYPPPYPPPAPGIPPVNPLAPGMVGPAVIVDKKMQKKMKKAHKKMNKHHKHHKRGKHSSSSSSSSSSSDSD